Part of the bacterium genome is shown below.
GTATAATGTTTCAAAGCCCGTCAAACGTGCGGACCGACTCAGGCCGTTGAGGGTCGGGAGTTCACTTGGTCCGAGTTGTTAGAGGAAGTGCATGAGTGGTTGCCAGGCTTGTTCATTCAAGGGGATGTCTACCGCGGTCGAAAACAACTTCATCGGCGTACGGTTCCGCGAGGAAACCAACCTGACGTTGTGCTCCACAGGGGAACATTTGTTTGCCAAAGGTGATCCGGTTGTGGTCGAGCTCGAGACTGGGCACGCCGTCGGTCGCGTCGAGCAGTCGCCGATGCCGGTCTTCAAGCCCTGTCAGAAATCGAGCGCGATTCGGATTATTCGTGCCGCGTCCGAGTCCGATCGGCGGTCCCACGAACGTCAGTTGATCAACGAGGACACGGGAAAGCGGTTCGGACGCGAGCGTGTTCGTACTTTGGGGCTGGACATGAAGATCTCGAAGGTGGACTTCTCGCTCGATGGCCAATCGGCGCAGTTCTACTTCACCTCTGAAAGCCGAGTCGATTTCAGGGGGCTGGTTCGCGACCTCGCGAAGCGGTTTTCGACCAAGGTGCGCATGGTGCAGGTCGGGTCCCGCGACGAAGCCGGCTTGATCGGCGGGGTCGGTGTTTGCGGAAGAACGCTGTGTTGCTCGTCCTGGCTCAAGGACTTCCGCCCGATCTCGATCCAGATGGCCAAGCGGCAGAACTTGAGCCTCAATCCATCGAAGATCTCCGGTCAGTGCGGGCGTCTGCTCTGCTGCCTTGCCTACGAAGACGATCAGTATAAACAGCCTCCGGCCAAGAAGCCGAAGGCGCAACAACAAGCGAGCTGAGATGCCCAATCGAAAGCTAATCCGGCCTGATCTTTCCGATCAAAAAGGAGGGGCCAGGTCCGTCCGGCGCAAGCACGCGCCGCCCGAACAGACCAACGCCGAGGAGTTCTACTACCTGAAGCAGATGGCCGCCAAGACCTCGATGATCGTCGTTTTGACGGACGGCACCGAGCTCAAGGGTTGGATCGAGTGGTACGACAAGGGCGCCATCAAACTGAATCGGCACCGCGAGCCGAACCTGCTGATACCGAAGCACAACATCCGCTACATGTTCAAGGAAGAAGAACTGAAGCGGCGCAAGCGACGCGGTTCCGGGCCGACTTCTTCCTGAGTTGACGGCAGGAGGCCACATTCCGGCCCTGGCTATCACCCAGGGCGATCCGGCCGGGGTGGGACCGGAGATCCTCTTGAAGTGGGCGTCGACCCGGCCAGGGGGCTTCTTGCCGCTCCTCGTGGCTGAGAGGTCGGCTCTGGAGCAGGTGCGCGAAACGGTGACCGGCGAAACCGGGATCGTTTTCGAGTACCTGACCTCACTCGAGAGCCGTGAGCAGCTGCTCGATCGCGAAGAGAAGGACGGCATCGCCGTACTGGATCCGATGGCGGTGGCACGCAGTATCCGCTATGGAGATTCCGGGCCGAAAGACGCCGCAGCCGCGATCGGTTGCCTTGAAACCGGCGTCCAGCTGGCGCTCTCCGGCCTGGTCGACGCGGTGGTCACCGCGCCGGTCAGCAAATACTCGATCGCCAAGCATCACCTTCCGAGCTTCCGAGGACAGACCGACTTCGTCGCGGAGATCTGTGGCAAGGGCACGTACGGGCGCGATTTCTTGATGACCTTCCTTACTTCCGATCTTCAAGTCGCATTGCTCACTACTCACATTGCGCTGGCCGAGGCCGTGAGCTCTCTGAACGCTGACTCGATTGTCCAGGCGGTGAAGTGTCTGCAAGAAAACGCCGGTGGCCGCATCCTGGTTGCGGGTTTGAATCCCCATGCCGGGGAAGGTGGCCTCATGGGCCGGGAGGATCTCGACATCCTCGAGCCGGCGATTGCAAGGTGCCGTGAGGCGGGCATTGATGTCGGCGGTCCCGAAAGCGCCGACTCCCTTTTCGCCCGCGCGCGCCGGGGCGAGTGCGACTGGGTGCTGGCTCTCTACCATGATCAGGGCCTCATCCCGGTCAAGACCGTCGCCTTCGGCACCGCCACGAACTGGACACTCGGTTTGCCGATCATCCGCACTTCCGTGGATCACGGCACGGCCTTCGATCTGGCGGGTCAGGGCCGGGCCGATGCCCGCCCGCTCGAGCGCGTGGTCGAAGCGACCCTGGACCTGATCGCCGGCCGGCTGCCGCGACCTCGGGGACACCTTTCCTAG
Proteins encoded:
- the pdxA gene encoding 4-hydroxythreonine-4-phosphate dehydrogenase PdxA, with the translated sequence MTAGGHIPALAITQGDPAGVGPEILLKWASTRPGGFLPLLVAERSALEQVRETVTGETGIVFEYLTSLESREQLLDREEKDGIAVLDPMAVARSIRYGDSGPKDAAAAIGCLETGVQLALSGLVDAVVTAPVSKYSIAKHHLPSFRGQTDFVAEICGKGTYGRDFLMTFLTSDLQVALLTTHIALAEAVSSLNADSIVQAVKCLQENAGGRILVAGLNPHAGEGGLMGREDLDILEPAIARCREAGIDVGGPESADSLFARARRGECDWVLALYHDQGLIPVKTVAFGTATNWTLGLPIIRTSVDHGTAFDLAGQGRADARPLERVVEATLDLIAGRLPRPRGHLS